A region from the Arcanobacterium buesumense genome encodes:
- a CDS encoding SRPBCC family protein → MTKILSSLLTLQKLTQAAITEASHSQQSTLGVEHLFLALTTHEQIAGQVLRTYGITLETARHAVATQQADDLTSLGINLTPSTPSTHLPKTMNYSWSEPALEIIQRASKDKEREGTSALLHELVREPSGFIEQILHRFGTSAEQIIEHLDDFEHSTNADPHPKHSHEPRANHQLSATTESFIPAPLDQVWELLANPAHMPRWNPAVASVTSAPANLHVGASWEMQSPELATNRKIRQSPPHTIHAQLTAFTNQQTIEWQFSLPEIRRANQRVVHIELEPAAGGTQLFISIGYIPTSATRRRSALRRILRPLHRYVCLLQGQQISQSIIKELS, encoded by the coding sequence ATGACTAAAATACTTTCATCGCTACTCACCCTTCAAAAACTAACTCAAGCCGCTATAACCGAAGCTTCACATTCTCAACAATCAACACTCGGTGTCGAACATCTTTTCCTAGCCCTCACTACTCATGAACAAATAGCTGGCCAAGTATTGCGAACTTACGGCATCACATTAGAAACAGCACGCCATGCGGTAGCGACACAGCAAGCTGATGACCTCACTTCCCTAGGAATAAACCTCACCCCGTCCACTCCGAGCACCCACCTACCAAAGACAATGAATTACTCGTGGTCCGAACCGGCATTAGAGATCATACAGCGCGCCTCTAAAGACAAGGAACGAGAAGGAACCAGCGCGTTACTCCACGAACTTGTACGTGAACCAAGCGGATTTATCGAACAGATCCTTCACCGCTTCGGGACATCTGCTGAGCAAATAATCGAGCACCTAGATGACTTCGAGCATTCAACCAACGCTGACCCCCACCCCAAACATAGCCACGAACCGCGAGCTAACCACCAGTTGTCAGCAACAACCGAAAGTTTTATTCCTGCACCTCTTGACCAAGTATGGGAGCTCCTCGCCAATCCAGCACACATGCCACGTTGGAATCCCGCAGTAGCCAGCGTTACGAGCGCACCTGCAAATCTCCACGTCGGCGCAAGTTGGGAAATGCAATCACCAGAGCTAGCTACGAACCGCAAAATACGGCAATCGCCACCACACACCATCCACGCCCAGCTCACCGCTTTCACCAACCAACAAACCATTGAATGGCAATTCAGCTTGCCTGAGATTCGCCGCGCGAACCAGCGAGTTGTGCATATAGAGCTAGAACCAGCTGCGGGTGGTACCCAGCTCTTTATTTCTATCGGGTATATTCCGACCTCAGCCACACGCCGGCGATCGGCACTGCGCCGAATACTCCGGCCACTACATCGCTATGTCTGCCTATTACAAGGACAACAAATCAGCCAATCGATCATCAAAGAATTGAGTTGA
- a CDS encoding DoxX family protein, which yields MSGIFVTAGFDSVKEPGGRVQITQDFMADLGIEVSHEKADLMVRANGAVMVGAGAALALGIFPKLSALGLVGALVPTTLAGHPFWKSAPEAKGMQQIQFFKNLAAIGGLVGVLEAKRNR from the coding sequence TTGTCTGGAATTTTTGTCACAGCGGGTTTTGATTCCGTCAAGGAGCCAGGCGGTCGCGTACAGATCACACAGGATTTCATGGCCGATCTTGGCATTGAGGTTAGCCACGAAAAAGCCGATCTCATGGTTCGCGCAAACGGAGCTGTTATGGTTGGCGCCGGCGCGGCACTAGCTCTTGGCATTTTCCCGAAGCTTTCCGCGCTCGGCCTTGTTGGTGCTCTTGTTCCGACGACGCTCGCCGGGCATCCTTTCTGGAAGTCTGCTCCGGAGGCAAAAGGTATGCAACAGATCCAGTTCTTTAAGAACCTCGCCGCAATCGGTGGTCTCGTTGGCGTACTTGAAGCCAAACGGAATCGTTAA
- a CDS encoding endonuclease III domain-containing protein: MSHTMRELFELLEQQIPAGTWWPGESRFEIAIGAVLTQNTSWHNVESAIDNLREAGMLSPERLLAASDETVASLIRPCGYYNTKTRYLKELTSWFIEHDQHTEHLSTPQLREELLRIRGVGEETADDLLLYIYDRPVFIYDLYARRLLAATGYGEYRNYTAAKRTLDPLIEHSQFTTAELAKFHGLIVDGGKRARQLGGWERAYPLLVSGDFNAD, from the coding sequence ATGAGCCATACAATGCGAGAGCTCTTTGAGCTTTTGGAACAGCAGATACCTGCCGGAACCTGGTGGCCAGGCGAATCCAGATTCGAAATCGCCATCGGCGCGGTACTGACCCAAAACACCTCGTGGCACAACGTCGAGTCTGCCATCGATAATCTACGCGAGGCCGGCATGCTGAGCCCGGAACGCCTCCTGGCTGCCAGCGACGAAACGGTGGCTAGCTTGATTCGCCCGTGTGGATACTACAACACCAAGACACGCTATCTCAAAGAGCTCACCTCTTGGTTCATCGAACACGATCAGCACACCGAACACTTGAGCACGCCGCAGTTGCGCGAGGAGTTGCTGCGGATTCGTGGAGTTGGTGAAGAAACTGCCGATGATCTTTTGCTTTATATCTATGACCGACCGGTTTTTATTTACGATCTTTATGCCCGTCGGCTATTAGCAGCCACCGGATACGGAGAGTATCGAAACTACACGGCAGCTAAACGAACCCTCGATCCACTTATTGAGCACAGCCAATTTACTACTGCCGAATTGGCAAAATTTCACGGGCTTATCGTCGACGGCGGGAAACGCGCTCGCCAACTAGGCGGCTGGGAACGGGCATACCCGCTCCTCGTATCTGGTGATTTTAACGCCGATTAA
- a CDS encoding dihydrolipoyl dehydrogenase family protein: MSIKTVDVIVIGAGPVGENVAQYAHDGGLSVFLVDKELFGGECAYYACIPSKALLRPVDLTHATDHVQGVSGASVNARDMLARRDEWVSEYDDSSQITWAQDAGLEVARGHARIVGERRVEITPVDGGTTAGEPQTTEPYTVEARVAVVLATGSKPVVPVMYEDLHAWGSRDATGVVEVPDRLVIVGGGVVAVEAATWMQALGSTVTMLVRGSSLLDRSEPFAGQFVKESLENQGITVITNAEVTAVKRDPASNPNTKIGHIHGGTVHLNVVTRSHSTDEGTAKTLEADELLVATGRRPALANVGLETVGLSPDDVREGNLPEWLHAIGDAGTGAPLTHQGKYEARVLGAKLAGTPETAPNVEVPVPQVVFTDPQVASVGLTEAQARQQGREVLTSEVEITSAAGVGLLRDDTNGKAKLVVDAHTGVLLGATFVGSDVAELLHAATVAVVGELPVRVLRHAVPAYPTASEIWLRLLEEFPVELR, encoded by the coding sequence ATGAGTATTAAAACAGTAGATGTCATTGTTATCGGCGCCGGCCCGGTAGGCGAAAACGTGGCGCAATATGCCCACGATGGTGGACTCTCCGTCTTCCTCGTAGATAAGGAACTGTTTGGCGGTGAATGTGCCTACTATGCATGTATTCCAAGTAAGGCGCTCCTGCGTCCTGTGGATCTAACACATGCAACAGATCACGTGCAGGGTGTCAGCGGCGCGAGTGTCAATGCACGCGACATGTTGGCTCGCCGTGACGAATGGGTGAGCGAATATGATGACAGCTCCCAAATAACCTGGGCACAAGACGCCGGCTTGGAAGTGGCACGCGGCCATGCACGTATCGTGGGTGAACGCCGGGTTGAAATCACGCCAGTAGATGGCGGCACAACCGCTGGTGAGCCTCAAACCACCGAACCCTACACCGTCGAGGCACGCGTTGCAGTCGTTCTAGCCACCGGATCGAAACCGGTCGTTCCAGTCATGTACGAAGATCTACATGCGTGGGGATCGCGTGACGCAACTGGAGTCGTTGAGGTCCCAGATCGTTTAGTCATTGTAGGCGGTGGTGTCGTCGCAGTCGAAGCAGCTACCTGGATGCAAGCACTAGGAAGTACGGTAACGATGCTTGTACGCGGATCGTCACTCCTAGATCGCTCTGAACCTTTTGCTGGCCAATTCGTTAAGGAATCCCTTGAAAACCAGGGCATCACAGTCATCACGAACGCTGAAGTGACGGCAGTTAAGCGCGATCCGGCATCGAACCCGAATACGAAGATCGGTCACATTCATGGCGGAACCGTACACCTCAACGTCGTTACCCGTTCGCATTCCACAGATGAGGGCACAGCGAAAACTCTCGAGGCTGATGAGCTTCTGGTTGCAACAGGCCGGCGCCCGGCGTTAGCAAACGTCGGACTCGAAACTGTTGGCCTCTCCCCCGACGATGTGCGCGAAGGAAACCTGCCCGAGTGGCTCCACGCCATTGGTGATGCCGGAACCGGCGCACCTCTCACCCACCAAGGCAAATATGAGGCACGGGTGCTCGGCGCGAAACTTGCGGGCACACCCGAAACCGCACCGAATGTAGAGGTTCCTGTTCCCCAGGTCGTATTCACTGATCCGCAAGTCGCATCGGTTGGCCTGACCGAAGCTCAAGCACGCCAGCAGGGACGCGAGGTGCTCACCAGCGAAGTTGAGATCACATCCGCTGCCGGAGTTGGACTGTTACGTGACGATACGAACGGCAAAGCCAAGCTCGTCGTAGATGCGCACACCGGCGTGCTACTCGGTGCAACATTCGTCGGCTCGGATGTTGCTGAATTGCTCCACGCAGCCACAGTTGCTGTCGTTGGCGAATTGCCGGTGCGAGTTCTGCGCCATGCCGTGCCTGCGTATCCGACCGCATCCGAAATTTGGCTGCGATTGCTTGAGGAGTTCCCGGTAGAGCTACGGTAG
- a CDS encoding DUF1643 domain-containing protein, with protein sequence MTQELVIDEAALLDKLESQPVHYSSHPSGADLEFRWFLKRDFSAICDEQSGKNYLFIGMNPSTASEFSKTLTPKTPGGPHGDNTTQTILQKIEEGVFEYPARSVTMLNLIPLVCTKSSDVPGQWSLLSDSAKGTTLRATLTLVEQCATTADFIIPMWGQHKKSGNTWKQEPIRKISELLLRSDLQLAEKVYAFYNRDALLQNRVPYHCSYSWWTKENVEYGQFAGALRYLENI encoded by the coding sequence ATGACCCAGGAGTTAGTTATCGACGAGGCCGCCTTACTCGACAAGCTGGAAAGTCAGCCCGTTCATTATTCTTCCCACCCGAGTGGGGCAGATCTAGAATTCCGTTGGTTTCTTAAGCGGGATTTCTCAGCTATATGCGATGAACAATCAGGTAAAAATTACTTATTTATCGGAATGAACCCTTCGACGGCATCCGAATTCAGTAAAACTCTGACCCCTAAAACTCCTGGCGGACCTCACGGAGATAACACGACCCAGACCATCCTTCAAAAAATAGAGGAAGGTGTTTTCGAATACCCCGCTCGCTCGGTCACGATGCTCAACTTGATTCCGCTCGTCTGCACAAAGAGTTCCGATGTTCCTGGACAGTGGAGTCTGCTATCTGACTCTGCTAAAGGGACAACTCTAAGGGCAACCCTAACATTGGTTGAACAGTGCGCAACCACAGCTGACTTCATTATCCCCATGTGGGGGCAGCATAAAAAGTCAGGAAATACATGGAAACAAGAGCCTATCAGGAAAATTTCTGAATTACTGTTACGCTCCGATTTGCAATTGGCGGAAAAAGTCTATGCGTTCTATAACCGTGACGCGCTCCTTCAGAACAGAGTACCCTATCATTGTTCCTACAGTTGGTGGACCAAAGAAAATGTAGAGTATGGCCAGTTCGCCGGAGCCCTACGCTATCTCGAAAATATCTGA
- the argH gene encoding argininosuccinate lyase, producing MAGALWSGRFQKATDAAVWAMNSSLDFDKRLYAHDISGSIAHATMLAQIGILTSAELEAITGGLAGIKADIDSGALVIGGAAEDIHMFVEAELTKRIGDPGKKLHTARSRNDQVATDLKLWMRDELGEIDSLIRELVAVFIEVAKQHVDTVMPGYTHLQRAQSITLAHHLMAYVHMFMRDLQRLGEAGKRLNYSPLGAAALATTTYPVDRELTAKLLGFDGVATNSLDAVSDRDYVMEIAADLAIFMVHLSRCSEEIILWASAEYGFIELDDAYATGSSIMPQKKNPDVAELTRGKTGRVIGDAMTLLTMMKNLPLAYNKDVQEDKEAIFDAVDTVKLCIPAFAGMVATMRVNAAAMRQAAGGGFTNATDLADYLVIKGVPFRQAHEITGKLVHYCVDKRIHLEELGLEMLREHCELIADDVYDYLDIANCVARRNVVGGPAKEAVLRDIAEVEKKL from the coding sequence ATGGCTGGGGCATTGTGGAGCGGACGGTTCCAAAAAGCCACCGACGCAGCCGTCTGGGCAATGAATTCCTCGCTGGACTTCGATAAACGTCTCTATGCCCACGACATTTCCGGTAGTATCGCACACGCAACTATGCTTGCGCAGATTGGAATTTTGACTTCCGCTGAGCTTGAAGCGATCACAGGCGGGCTCGCCGGTATCAAAGCAGATATCGACAGTGGCGCGCTCGTTATCGGCGGCGCAGCTGAAGATATCCACATGTTCGTCGAAGCAGAACTCACCAAACGAATAGGCGATCCTGGCAAGAAGCTCCACACCGCTCGATCGCGCAACGACCAAGTCGCCACCGATCTCAAGCTCTGGATGCGCGACGAATTGGGGGAGATCGACTCGTTAATCCGTGAGCTGGTTGCGGTGTTTATTGAAGTTGCGAAGCAACATGTCGATACTGTCATGCCGGGGTACACCCATCTTCAACGGGCACAATCTATTACACTTGCACACCATCTGATGGCTTATGTGCACATGTTTATGCGTGACCTGCAGCGGTTAGGCGAAGCCGGGAAGCGGTTGAACTATTCACCGCTAGGGGCGGCAGCGTTAGCGACGACTACGTATCCAGTAGACCGCGAACTCACCGCGAAACTCTTGGGTTTTGATGGGGTGGCAACCAACTCACTCGATGCAGTTTCAGATCGTGACTATGTGATGGAGATAGCCGCGGATTTAGCGATATTCATGGTTCATTTATCGCGGTGTAGTGAAGAAATTATTTTGTGGGCGAGTGCAGAGTATGGCTTTATCGAGCTTGATGATGCGTATGCCACCGGAAGTAGTATTATGCCGCAAAAGAAAAATCCGGATGTGGCAGAGCTGACGCGCGGTAAAACTGGCCGAGTGATCGGTGATGCGATGACGTTGCTGACAATGATGAAAAACCTGCCGTTGGCGTACAACAAGGATGTTCAAGAAGATAAAGAGGCAATCTTCGATGCTGTCGATACTGTGAAGTTGTGTATTCCGGCGTTCGCTGGGATGGTGGCAACGATGCGGGTTAATGCTGCGGCAATGCGGCAAGCGGCTGGTGGCGGTTTCACCAACGCGACTGATTTAGCGGACTATTTGGTGATCAAAGGTGTCCCGTTCCGCCAGGCTCACGAAATCACAGGCAAACTCGTGCATTATTGCGTCGATAAGCGTATTCATTTGGAAGAGCTAGGGCTTGAGATGCTGCGCGAACACTGCGAACTTATTGCGGACGACGTCTATGACTATCTCGATATAGCCAACTGTGTGGCGCGCCGGAATGTTGTGGGCGGACCGGCTAAGGAAGCCGTGCTACGAGACATAGCAGAAGTTGAGAAGAAGCTGTAA
- a CDS encoding argininosuccinate synthase: protein MAKERILLAYSGGLDTSIIIPWLKENYDCDVIAMVGEVGIGVDGEALTHKALACGAEKIYIENLTEDYIAHYIYPTLQAQARYEGSYLLGTSTARPCIAKRMVDIARAEKCTAIAHGCTGKGNDQVRFELAIKALAPEMKIIAPWRTWDITSRDEEIDYANARNIPVPVTKEDNYSMDQNIWHLSHEGMDLENPGNEPNYSALLNIVTSLEQTPDQGEYVEIEFVSGIPVRVDNVTGDVDMLTYLNDKAAKHAVGVIDIVENRLVGMKSRGVYETPGGTVYYAAHRQLELLCLERDTLHYKDLVAQRFADLVYNGQWFHPLREALSAFVDKANETLTGTVKLKLYKGNIIPAGTSSPFSLYDEALSTFDEDDVYNQSDATGFINLFGLPTKVVAQMKQRAGIMEGK from the coding sequence ATGGCAAAAGAACGCATCCTCCTGGCATACTCTGGTGGTCTTGACACGTCAATCATCATTCCCTGGCTTAAAGAAAACTATGACTGCGACGTTATAGCGATGGTCGGTGAAGTTGGAATCGGCGTCGACGGCGAAGCGCTAACGCACAAAGCCCTCGCCTGCGGAGCTGAAAAAATATACATCGAAAATCTGACTGAAGACTACATCGCGCACTACATCTATCCAACTTTGCAAGCCCAAGCGCGTTACGAAGGAAGCTACCTCTTAGGCACCTCAACCGCACGTCCTTGTATCGCCAAGCGCATGGTTGACATCGCCCGCGCAGAAAAATGCACCGCCATCGCCCACGGATGCACCGGCAAAGGAAACGACCAAGTCCGCTTCGAACTCGCCATCAAAGCACTGGCCCCGGAGATGAAAATAATTGCGCCATGGCGGACATGGGACATCACCTCCCGCGATGAAGAAATCGACTATGCCAACGCCCGTAACATCCCCGTGCCAGTTACCAAAGAAGACAACTATTCAATGGATCAAAATATTTGGCACCTCAGCCACGAAGGCATGGACCTCGAAAACCCTGGAAACGAGCCCAATTACTCCGCTTTACTCAACATTGTCACCAGCCTAGAACAGACCCCAGATCAGGGAGAATACGTCGAAATCGAATTCGTCTCCGGCATCCCAGTCCGGGTAGATAACGTCACGGGCGACGTCGACATGCTCACGTACCTCAATGACAAAGCTGCCAAACACGCCGTCGGCGTCATCGACATCGTCGAAAATCGGTTAGTCGGCATGAAGTCCCGTGGCGTATACGAAACACCAGGTGGCACTGTCTACTACGCAGCCCACCGGCAACTCGAGCTCCTGTGCCTGGAACGCGATACCCTCCACTATAAAGATCTCGTTGCCCAACGCTTCGCTGACCTCGTTTACAACGGACAATGGTTCCATCCACTGCGCGAAGCCCTCAGTGCCTTCGTCGACAAAGCCAACGAAACCTTAACCGGAACTGTCAAACTCAAACTATATAAGGGCAACATCATTCCAGCAGGAACCTCGTCACCGTTCTCGCTCTACGACGAAGCCCTATCTACCTTCGATGAAGACGACGTCTACAACCAGTCCGACGCCACCGGATTTATCAATCTCTTCGGTCTTCCTACCAAGGTTGTGGCCCAGATGAAACAGCGCGCGGGCATTATGGAGGGGAAGTAA